From Blastochloris viridis, one genomic window encodes:
- a CDS encoding sugar kinase: MDALFIGHTYIDVTLLSEVMPTGDQKDVADDYAVSFGGNSVTAGFCCTRLGIPADILCTLSDDWLGHMFLDMAHKYGVTVHGRRVQHASLSFVIPKDGKRAILRARDDTYLERFPALKLDGCRALHLDGHQADAALHYAKVCRKLGILTSLDGGNLRPNLEELIGYIDVAVVAEALCAQMSMTPEEMLAYLKRRGVRIAGVTMGEHGMLWFDEAGKVQTLPALMVPMDKVIDTSGAGDIFHGTYIYSYLAYPTARWEEHFIRARAASANAVQRLGNESKLPTEADILHMRALYEDDLAAFVTAAQ; encoded by the coding sequence ATGGATGCGCTTTTCATCGGCCACACTTATATTGACGTCACCTTGCTCTCGGAGGTGATGCCGACCGGCGACCAGAAGGACGTGGCGGACGACTATGCAGTGTCGTTCGGCGGCAATTCGGTTACGGCAGGGTTCTGCTGCACCCGGCTCGGAATTCCGGCCGACATCTTGTGCACGCTGTCGGACGACTGGCTCGGCCATATGTTCCTGGATATGGCCCACAAATACGGCGTCACCGTCCACGGCCGCCGGGTTCAGCACGCATCGCTGTCGTTCGTCATCCCCAAGGACGGCAAGCGCGCCATCCTGCGCGCCCGCGACGACACCTATCTGGAACGCTTCCCGGCGCTGAAGCTGGACGGCTGCCGGGCGCTGCACCTCGACGGCCACCAGGCCGACGCCGCGCTGCATTATGCCAAGGTTTGCCGCAAACTCGGTATCCTGACCTCGCTCGACGGCGGCAATCTCCGCCCGAACCTTGAGGAGCTGATCGGCTATATCGACGTCGCCGTGGTGGCCGAGGCGCTGTGCGCCCAGATGAGCATGACGCCGGAGGAGATGCTGGCCTATCTCAAGCGCCGCGGTGTCAGGATTGCCGGCGTCACCATGGGCGAGCACGGCATGCTGTGGTTCGACGAGGCCGGCAAGGTCCAAACCCTGCCGGCGTTGATGGTGCCGATGGACAAGGTGATCGACACCTCCGGCGCCGGCGACATCTTCCACGGCACCTACATCTATTCCTACCTCGCCTATCCCACTGCCCGCTGGGAGGAGCACTTCATCCGTGCCCGCGCCGCCTCGGCCAATGCGGTGCAGCGTCTCGGCAACGAATCCAAGCTGCCGACCGAGGCCGACATCCTGCACATGCGCGCGCTTTATGAAGACGACCTCGCCGCGTTCGTCACCGCCGCGCAGTAA
- a CDS encoding SLC13 family permease, with protein sequence MHGSVENFVTQVMFGLDPLWVATAVLAATYALIISEKVNRAIVALLGAGVMVAVGVLDQAEAVRGIDFNTIGLLTGMMILVSISRRSGMFQYVAVWAARMANASPWGILLLLQVVTAVLSALLDNVTTVLLIVPVTLAITRDLKVPAYPFLFAEIFASNIGGTATLIGDPPNILIGSLVGIDFNAFLYHLAPLVVVVLAVQLVMIHLMWGRSLAASTENRAHVMAMNAIDTIEDWTLLKQSLAVLGLTVLGFVSARFIHMEPASVALGGAAVLMLLDNWQHHGEKAATNIHKTFSDVEWITIFFFLGLFVVVHGVEVGGLLGLLGRELVELTGGDLALTGYAILWSSAVLSAIIDNIPFVATMIPLIKTMAPSFGGADQIGPLWWCLSLGACLGGNGTLIGASANLTVAGIGERNGVPFRFVTYTLYAFPMMLVSVAISHVYVWLRYF encoded by the coding sequence ATGCACGGCAGTGTTGAGAATTTCGTGACGCAGGTGATGTTCGGCCTTGATCCGCTGTGGGTTGCGACCGCGGTGCTGGCGGCGACCTATGCCCTGATCATCAGCGAGAAGGTCAACCGCGCCATCGTCGCGCTGCTCGGCGCCGGCGTCATGGTGGCGGTCGGGGTGCTCGACCAGGCCGAGGCGGTGCGCGGCATCGACTTCAACACCATCGGCCTGCTCACCGGCATGATGATCCTGGTGTCGATCTCGCGGCGCTCGGGCATGTTCCAATACGTCGCGGTTTGGGCGGCCAGAATGGCCAATGCCAGCCCGTGGGGCATCCTGCTGCTGTTGCAGGTGGTCACCGCCGTGCTGTCGGCGCTGCTCGACAATGTCACCACCGTGCTGCTGATCGTGCCGGTGACGCTGGCGATCACCCGCGACTTGAAGGTACCGGCCTATCCGTTCCTGTTCGCCGAAATCTTCGCCTCCAACATCGGGGGCACCGCGACCCTGATCGGCGACCCGCCCAACATCCTGATCGGGTCGCTGGTCGGGATCGACTTCAACGCTTTCCTCTATCACCTGGCGCCGTTGGTGGTGGTGGTGCTGGCGGTCCAGCTCGTGATGATTCATCTCATGTGGGGTCGCAGTCTCGCGGCCAGCACGGAGAACCGCGCCCATGTCATGGCGATGAACGCCATCGACACCATCGAGGACTGGACGCTGCTCAAGCAGTCGCTGGCGGTGCTCGGTCTCACCGTGCTCGGCTTCGTCTCCGCCCGCTTCATTCATATGGAGCCGGCTTCGGTCGCGCTCGGCGGCGCCGCGGTCCTGATGCTGCTCGACAACTGGCAGCATCACGGCGAGAAGGCCGCCACCAACATCCACAAGACCTTCTCCGACGTTGAATGGATCACCATCTTCTTCTTCCTCGGCCTGTTCGTGGTGGTGCACGGCGTCGAGGTTGGCGGCCTGCTCGGCCTGCTCGGGCGCGAGTTGGTGGAGTTGACCGGCGGCGATCTTGCGTTGACCGGCTACGCCATCTTGTGGTCGTCGGCGGTGCTGTCGGCGATCATTGACAACATCCCGTTCGTTGCCACCATGATCCCGCTGATCAAGACGATGGCGCCGTCGTTCGGCGGTGCGGACCAAATCGGGCCGTTGTGGTGGTGCCTGTCGCTCGGCGCCTGCCTCGGCGGCAACGGCACCCTGATCGGAGCCTCGGCCAACCTCACCGTGGCCGGAATCGGCGAGCGCAATGGTGTGCCGTTCCGATTTGTGACGTATACGCTCTATGCGTTTCCGATGATGCTGGTGTCGGTCGCTATCAGCCATGTCTATGTTTGGCTGCGTTATTTTTGA
- a CDS encoding sodium:proton antiporter, which translates to MPILAAIAIAVLGSLCFAEPAFAAAALDGTQLSIWWALPFAGILLSIATGPLLFPHIWEHHYGKIAAGWALLAILPMALVFGANVALEAVLTVVLHEYVSFIILLFALFTIAGGILVKGELPGTPATNVAILTIGTVMASIVGTTGASMILIRPILRANQGRPHNVHVVVFFILLVSNIGGALTPLGDPPLFVGFLRGIDFFWTTTNLLHETLFAYCAVIAIFYVLDSYFYRREHNWAPPPKAPTAHVDVSGLVNIILLAGVIAAILMSAMWKPGIEIPFPGGVLELQNLVRDVCLVLLALASLKLTAREVREGNGFEWEPIKEVAKLFAVIFICIVPVIALLRAGEDGIFAPLINLVTKADGSPDNMIYFWATGLLSAFLDNAPTYLVFFELAGGDPPTLMGPLAGTLAAISLGAVYMGALTYIGNAPNFMVYAIARHNGIRMPSFFGYMLWSMAVLMPVLVAISVVFLR; encoded by the coding sequence ATGCCTATTCTCGCCGCTATCGCCATCGCCGTGCTCGGCAGCCTCTGTTTCGCCGAGCCGGCCTTCGCCGCAGCGGCGCTGGATGGCACGCAGCTGTCGATCTGGTGGGCGCTGCCGTTCGCCGGCATTCTGCTGTCGATCGCCACCGGCCCGCTGCTGTTCCCGCACATCTGGGAGCACCATTACGGCAAGATCGCCGCCGGCTGGGCGTTGCTCGCCATCCTACCGATGGCGCTGGTGTTCGGCGCGAACGTCGCGCTCGAAGCGGTGCTGACGGTGGTGCTGCACGAATACGTGTCGTTCATCATCCTGTTGTTCGCGCTGTTCACTATCGCCGGCGGCATTCTGGTGAAAGGCGAGTTGCCTGGCACGCCGGCTACCAATGTCGCCATCCTCACCATCGGCACAGTGATGGCGAGCATCGTCGGCACCACCGGCGCCTCGATGATCCTGATTCGGCCGATCCTGCGCGCCAACCAGGGCCGGCCGCACAACGTTCACGTCGTGGTGTTCTTCATCCTTCTGGTGTCGAACATCGGCGGCGCGCTCACGCCGCTCGGCGACCCGCCGCTGTTCGTCGGCTTCCTGCGTGGCATCGACTTCTTCTGGACCACCACCAACCTTCTGCACGAAACCCTGTTCGCCTATTGCGCGGTGATCGCGATCTTTTACGTGCTCGACAGCTATTTCTACCGCCGTGAGCACAATTGGGCGCCGCCGCCCAAGGCGCCGACCGCCCATGTCGATGTGTCCGGTCTCGTCAACATCATCCTGCTCGCCGGCGTCATCGCCGCCATCCTGATGTCGGCGATGTGGAAGCCCGGCATCGAAATCCCGTTCCCGGGCGGCGTGCTCGAACTGCAGAACTTGGTGCGCGACGTCTGTCTGGTGCTGCTGGCGCTGGCCTCGCTCAAACTGACCGCCAGGGAGGTGCGCGAGGGCAACGGCTTCGAATGGGAGCCGATCAAGGAGGTCGCCAAGCTGTTCGCGGTGATTTTCATCTGCATCGTGCCGGTGATCGCGCTGCTGCGCGCCGGCGAGGACGGCATCTTCGCACCGCTGATCAATCTCGTCACCAAGGCGGACGGCAGCCCCGACAACATGATCTATTTCTGGGCGACCGGGCTTTTGTCGGCTTTCCTCGACAACGCACCGACCTACCTCGTGTTCTTCGAGCTCGCGGGCGGCGATCCGCCCACGCTGATGGGTCCGCTGGCCGGCACGCTGGCGGCGATCTCGCTCGGCGCGGTCTACATGGGTGCGCTGACCTATATCGGCAACGCGCCGAACTTCATGGTCTACGCCATCGCCCGGCACAACGGCATTCGGATGCCGAGCTTTTTCGGCTACATGCTGTGGTCAATGGCGGTGCTGATGCCGGTGCTGGTGGCGATTTCGGTCGTCTTCCTGAGGTAG